The genomic DNA GGCAGAACCCCAGCTATTTATGCTATATACAAGTTGTGTGTTTATAGCACTGGTGTGAGAGCTGCTCACACATTTAAGTAGCTGCTTTAGTTTCTTACTCTATGTGGCTTTTACAATGTAGCTAGCTGTATTCATTCGCTATAGAATTTGACAGAGGTAAAGTGGGTTTTTGAGAGGATGCCTACAACCTTATTTTAAAGAGAGCTTGTCTTGTTTGAATTCATAGCACCGGAGACACGCTTTCAAACCAGATTAAGCATGAAATTAACTTTAAAAGGACACTTCTCAGTAATTACTTACCTCTACCATTGCAATCCAAATCTTGGTGCCGTCCTTGTCATGGGAAACTGGTCCTATTTGGTATTCACGTGCAGAGAAATGTTCATAAACCATTTACGTTACATTATCAACAGGGTTATGCATTCTATTAGATGATAGTTTGTAGCTGACGTGTAGATATAGACCACAGGTGACCACATAAGGTAAGCAGCCTCCCAGGTCTATTTGGTACAAGGCTAAATTAATGACTTAGCCCATACATTTAGACCCCATGGAAATTGTATACATGTCTCTAAATGTAAAAGATATTTTCACCCACTCCTGGGCTACCACTGTCATTGATTtaagaaaatatattttaataaagaaTGCAATACAACAGTCATCAGTTCACATTACATGCGGAGCTGGTTTAATTAAACCAGACTGTAATTCATTCTAGAACTAGACTTtaactttaatgtttttaataCAGGTGGACAGAGTCCTAAAAAAATCTGAGTGTGAACGAACGGAGGAGGACTTTGCTCTGCTTCAGAGTCATCAAGACACTGTCCAAGAACTAAATAAACGTGAAATCCGAAGAAATGTACTGAAAAGGAAGCAAGAAGAGGTGGGTCTGGCCACCAACTCTTTAAACCTCCACAGTAGGTGCACATTCAAGATAGCCGACAGGCAGGGTGGACCATCCCCTTCTAGACACATTTCCTGATTGGCTCATAGTGCTGGACTGCATTGAAATGTTTCGCTGTTGATTGTAAAAGCTCAGGGATGTCACCCAGACATTTTATTACAGGCACCATTTCAGTGAAAACCACTTTTGCATGTTCAGAAGGTTTTGTGCCAGCCCAGTCTTCCTAAGGCCCCTGCTTTGACTTCGTCCTGTGCTGCTTTCAGCTCTTCGACGATGCTGAGGATCTGAGGAGCAAAGTCAAACAGCTGGCCGACGCAATGGGCCGAGCACAGCATGCTATCATCTACACTGGGGCCGGCATCAGCACGGTATCGGTGACCTCCGACCTCTTGCGTCTGCTTTCCCATATTCCTACCAGTGAACGTTTGTAACACCTCTTTATGTCTGACAGGCTGCCTCCATCCCAGATTATCGTGGGCCAAACGGTGTGTGGACCCAGTTGCAGAAAGGACGGACTGTCAGGTGAGCCATCCAGCTTACAGTTGTCATCTTCCTATATTCTGTGGACTGAAGACCTTTAACATCACCCACTAATTGTTTCCTGTTTCCCAGGGCATCAGACCTCAGTGACGCAGAGCCAACTCTGACTCACATATGTGTCCGCATGttgcacaaaatgaaaatgGTCTGTACCATCGTTAATGCTTGAAATGAGTCAAAATAGCCTCAATAGGCCTTGAGAATAAAAACCATAATTGTTCATTTTGCATAGTTATTCATTAGAACTTTCAGAGATTTTTCACTGATCTCTGTCTTGCCTCCATATGTTTCTCTGTAATGTGCATGTAactctgtgccatttttatgGGTAGATTCAACATGTCGTGTCCCAGAACTGTGATGGTCTTCACCTGCGTAGTAACCTGCCAAGACACGCCCTCTCTGAGTTGCATGGGAATATGTTCATAGAGGTGATCCTCACTCCCTTACAGTTGTCTGTCACTGATGGAATCATTTGACATTGCACAAAAAACACTTCATGGTGTGTTGCATCCAACACGTCACCATTAAATAATGCGTGGGCGTGTGTAAAATGCCTCTTATCAGTCCGAGGATTTACAGCAAcctgtaccccacaccatacacacaggtGTGCACGTCATGCTCTCCAGCGCGGGAGGTTATCCGCCTGTTCGACGTGACGGAGCGCACGGCACTGCACCGGCACGGGACGGGCCGGCGGTGCGCGCACTGCGGGGCCGAGCTGCGGGACACCATCGTGCACTTCGGCGAGCGGGGCACCCTGGAACAGCCTCTCAACTGGAAAGGGGCGGCGGAGGCAGCCCAGAAGGCTGACCTCATCCTGTGCCTCGGATCCAGCCTGAAGGTGGGCAGGCCAGGGTCCACGCCTCCAGACGTTCCTGTTCTCACCTTTTTGCGGGTTTGCTGATTACACGTGTCCTGCTACTGCAGGTCCTGAAGAAGTATGCCTGTCTGTGGTGTATGAAGAAGCCTGTGGCAAAAAGGCCCAAGCTATATATTGTCAACCTACAGGTAAGGACAAACGATTTGCTTTTACAGTAATTGCTGTCTTCTGTAAATGTATGAGGACAAACTAACCTTAGTAGCTCCAAATGGGCACAAATAAAATGTTGATTAAGttatttcttattttccaaGTGGACACCAAAAGATGATTTAGCTACTCTTAAAATCCATGGAAAATGTGATGATGTAATGCGCCTACTGATGGAAGAGTTGGGTGTTGAAATACCAACCTATAACAGGCAAGAAATCAATTTAGATTAgccttaaatatttttaaataatgtatatacatacacacacagcattttAAAGTTTATTTACTAACCAATATGTTTTCTAAACAGAATGGATGACCCCATCTTTAGCTTGGCAACACCCCTGAAGCCAGATGAAGTGGACAGTCACAGCCGTAAAACACTAGTGCCCCCTGCTGGATTGGAGGGCTCTGCACCCAATTCTAGGGGTAAAGCTGAAGATAATATGATAGAGGGTGGGTGGTTTGGAAGAGGCTATTCCAAAgcaaagaaaaaaaggaaagcAACATAGTTAATGGTTTCACCTCAGAAATGACCAGTGTTAGGGAGTATtagaaaagagaaaaacaaaggttagcacaaacaaacctgaGTTTATGTTGCTTTACACCTGAAATTCACAGCTTGCAAATGAAGGTGACTGGACTTACTACTACAATGCAATGAAATGACCTAGATGACCCACAACTAGAAACATAACTTCTCTACGTTGTAAGTAAGCTTTCTGCAGCTGAAAAATAAGCTACTGATGGTTTGGTTAGGTGAATCTATGGTTTAGGATAGTCAAAGATGCACTGAAACTGAGCAAGCAAGACTAAACTTGGTCTTCACTGTAAGGAATCACATTCAGTCATGAATTATAAAGTGGAATAAGCCTTTAAGGGAACAATTGTGCATTAACAGTGGCAGTGGTGTCAGTATTAGCTGTTTGCACCTTATTCTTCTCTCAGGTATTCAACCCAAACAATATGTGCCATTTTTGCAAAGTTGTATAAAACGCATGTAGACTTGGTCATGCTGAAAATATATCTTAACAACAGAATTATAGAATAGATAACTACCAGTTTGTGGTAAACTGACTTATGGAAATTGTTTTGCAGTCATTATAATCAGTGTTGGGGGAGCTAAAGCTGGTCAGTGGTTTACAGATGATTGTTCTTTATATGTATTGTCaagctccaacacacacacactcattcagaaAGCTTTGTGGCTAGCAAATGGGTGTTGAAGAGTATTGTGCGGTGGTCATAACTACCAGCTACTTTCCATTGGATAAAAATAGTTGGCTATGTTAAAACTAGTTTTTACAGACTACTTAGTGACTATCTAAATATGGAAGAAAAAATGTGGACGTGCAGTTAAATGTTAAGTTAAATGAGCTGGCTCCTTGAAACTAAAGAGCCATACATGTTAAAACTATGTTCATGTATTAGTTTTAACAAACTCCAACACTGCTTATAATATTGGTGTTTACATGAGGGATGTTAATGAAAATTAAAATGTTTGAAGTTACTGATTGTTCCACCTCATCTGTGAAAGGATTTTGGTGATCCTCAAAAAATGGAAAttgcatttaaaaataatacatGTTAAGCTTACTATGTGTACTTTTACATATCTAAGAGTAATATTTGGTCagtgaaagtttaatccagtgaTGGTTGGATGGAGGCTACTTCCTAGCGTTTATGCAGATTGAAACAATGCAAATAAATAATGGAGGGTTTAATCACAAGTTTAACTAGACTGAGTAACTGACCAGTACCAGATGGATCCGTCACTGTGGACATTGAAATGAGATGGACGTTTCTGTAGCATGGGAGATTCTTATAGCTCCTTCTGTTGCATCTCTGACTCATTGTGGTCATTTTTCTTTTAGATTAATGTGAGTTAATATAAGTATTTTATAGGTCTTGTATTTCCACAAGCAAAACCTCTTTGATGCTTAAATGTTTACCTTTTTTTTGTGGcctgaataaaaataaatatattttacagaAAGTTTTACTTTAATAAATGCAAGTTACCTCACATACATGAATCAATGTAGTAATAATGCATGTTTTAATAATTCTGTAGACAGTTAACATTTCACATTATTGGTCACCAGTATACGCCATTGTTATGTGGTTATGAATTCAATGACCAGTTAGTACGTTTTAGGAATTTGAGCCCACTCACATCTGCAAGACAGAATTTAAATTAAGTTTGAATTTCAATAGAATTTCTAGAAAGCTACAGTTTTTCACTCCGACTACAAAATGCTTTCATCCAGTCTCCATTCTATTAAGGCATAACGAGGATGTAAAAATGTATATAACAACAATAGCCACTATAATGTCCTGTGATTTGAAACTTTCTTGTTTGGACTTGCTGTCAGTGAAATGTCATAAGTAAAATTTAAATGTAGTGGACAAATCAAACTCTGGAGAGGTGGGTGGGGTTATGCTTGTATCATAACAATTACTATTCTACAAAGTGTTGACTGGAGGGAATCTCATCCAGTTAGGATTTTCTGGACAGCACTGATGACTTCTGGGAAATGTGTGTTTTGAAAATGTCCACGATCTGAATATTTGTGCAGGTCTGCGTTGAGTCCATCAGCTACTTCCTGCTGCTCCTGCCATGGTAGGAAAGGGTCATCTGTTGATCCAAACTGGACTATGTGGTTTGCATTTGCAATAATCTTCTCCCATTCCCATGGCCTGCTGAAATATCCTAAGATAGGCGACAATGACAGAAACTTTAGAATGGGCACCTTAATTtagaaacaacaaacaaaatgaAGTCTGGTAGATGATACAAAAAGATAAAAGGTCACATGGTCAAAAAAGGCAGCTTAAGTTTGGACCGAAGTGCAGAGTTAAGCTTGTGAGGATATTTGAGTAAGACTTACCACTCGAACGCTCATTCTCATCTCCCAGGTCTGAGGTGTAGGCACTCACAAGCACAATTGCAAGAACCTTGTGTGTCTCAGCATATCTGATGCCCAGGTGTAAGCAAAAGAATCCCATGCTGTTATAACTTGGGGAAACAGCCTAGCTTATTTAGCTTATATAGCTAAATTATTTGCATCAGCCATTTGACCCAGAAGTAGAGCAGAAGCTGTCCTATAACCTTATATATAAAACTATATACACCCTATTAGTTCCTTAAGATGAGCTCATTAAGCCAACATAACGTCAAACaaatgtcccccccccccgttaTATTTTTTGCAGGCCAAGTTGTGTTAGACAGTGGGTCTGGAGTCTGTGAGCTCACGTTTTTACTGACCACTGGGTGACCATAATCTATGCAGCTGTGTAAAAACTCCGGTTCCGTACCGCATAGCAGCAGCCGCGCCTGAGCTGTGACCAATGATGACGGTCTCCTCGTCGCATTGAAGGTCTTTCTCCATGAAAGGTAGCCATATGTTTTCCCTGGCGACGACTAAACCATtgcaaagaaaagcaaaaacatGCTGTCAACAAATTATAAGTTAGGATGAATATATAAACTAGTAAAACGAAAACAGAAGTGTGTTCACTTGCCCGGGTCTGGCATGTTTTTCAACTGACAGGACACACCAGGAATCTGCAAAGAGGAGCTAGTTTACTACCTGTATGGTTAGAACTGGGTGATTAAATAGTTTCGAGAAATTATTTCACGGTGTTGCGAAAATAACTAAATCACTGTGCATGAAATTGTGTGGGTCTTACAACGTATAATTAGTAGAAACTAGAGGTTTCAGCACTATTGCCGCATGTATTATTCGCATCCACTACTTTCATACCTTATTTATCTGTTTGTTAACCCATCCATACCAGTTGCAGTGTTCAACGTCCCCTGCGCCATTTCCAGGAACAATCACAACTTTCTTGGGGGACATAATTGGATAATTCCTACTGTTGGGGGCTCGAAAATGAAGCAACTCCCACTTACTACAACCTGGACAGCAGCAGAGCCGTTTCACACGAGCATCAGTCAAAACCGAGGCAGACGCCCATACCTCCCCCTGCTGGTGTGGCTGTTTCGAACCTCGTTCGCATATTGTGCAACTTGCATATGCAAAGTTCTCATTATCGCTGGTTTACTTTCACACGTCATTCCATTCGAACCGCGAGTCGATTGCGCAATTTCATACGTCACTTTACGCAGTCGCCGAACCAGCCAGCCAATCAAGCAGCCGCAGCCGCAACGCGTCTACACCTGCAGCGGATGCAGCGGAGGTCCATTAGATGCTGATCCCTGATTTCAGAAGGACCAGCGATTGGTCCTCTGGACTTCCACCGGGCTCGAAAACAGACTTCACACTTGACCAAACGTGCCGAACTCGCGGAGCAAGCGGACCTAGGTCCGGAAAAAGCTCTAATGTAAAAACGTCCTAATATTGGCGTTGAAGCAACCAAACCTAATTTAGGGAAGGAATGTGGACAATGTAGTCCTTACAGAGAACACGCACCGCCTTTAATGCTATTGTATTTGGACATTCCTATACAACCAACGAAGGACAGCCGTTTACATTTGATTTGTCTGGATTAATCTCCCAACATTTATTTCAGGTAGGCTGACTTGCACTTGCGTAGCAGGTTCCTTATGTTTACTGGGCGCGCCAGGCTGTTGATGAAAGCACGTTTAGGTCATACAAGATGATGTATTGGCATGTGTGCAATTCAATCATTATTACCCTGCTTGTAAACCATGTGGGCAAACTGTGTGTTGCTGAAACATGGTAACTACTCGACACTATTCGTGCGTGCGAGTCCCCCGTCAGCAGAATGCTGCAACACTAAACGCGTATAATGAACGAGCGTCGCTGACACTAAATGAAAAGGTAGGCTAAACGGATCGATCAGATACATAAGAAGCCGTTTTCGTGTGGTTGGATCAGTGCTATACCGAACTACTACTTGATTTTAATCACTACTTGCGGTAGCCTACTAGCGGTGATCTAGTATATATGAGGTACCATTTAAAATTATATACATATGCAATAATAATTGCGTTATTCTTACAGGATAAAAAACTATCACGTTGGTGTATTGAACATTTCATCCTGAGTCTTCGACTTTTTGCTTATTCCCACAGGCCTGTACAGCTGAAAGATGACTTGTGTCTTAAGGCTCCTCGGGGTTGTTTACATTGCCCATGTGATGTCTGGGAGCAGCTCAGCCAAAAACGTCAATCCAGATGTGCTCGTGGCAGCCAACTTTGCCATCCACATTCACAATCGCATGAGCAACTACCCCTATGCTTATAAAGTTGTGGACATCTTGTCTGACACTGCTAAGGTGAGAAATGTGAGCTCCCAGATTCTGCGATAAATGTCTGTACTTGTTGGTTTCACAgattaattacattttattagGTTGTAGTACTtaatatgtaatatgtattACTTATTTGTACTTGTATACTGAATAAGAAAGTGTGTGGTGACAAAGAGGAACACTGCTTAATATATTACTGTATTGTACACACTACTCTTGTGTCAAATGTAGCAGGTAACAACATCTGGTATAAAGTGcacaaagcaaaaatatataaatgaataaaaacctTTAAAATTCATTTGAAAGTAAAGTCTTATATGATAGCATGTAGCAAATGAATAAATTATGTATTTAAGATTGTTCATTTCTAATAAATGGTAAGCTGTAAACATTTTGGGTGTATACCACTTTCAGCCTTTTCCTCCGGCGCGAATTGAATATGCTATAGAAGCAAAAGTGGCTCAGACAGCTTGCAGAAACAATGGCACAATAAAACCTGAGGACTGCAGTCTGAGGATTAATGCACAGGCAAGAAACGTTTTCCACCATATTGTCTCTTCTCTTATGGAATTACATtataaaatcattacattaaGTATTCATGTTAGCTTAATGTACTGTATTTCAATATTTTCAACCTATGTGCATAAGTTGTGACAGAACA from Brachyhypopomus gauderio isolate BG-103 chromosome 12, BGAUD_0.2, whole genome shotgun sequence includes the following:
- the sirt7 gene encoding NAD-dependent protein deacetylase sirtuin-7, encoding MIRMESQTEKNVLSRAERKALEKAKLIQKETQRNTFKLVDRVLKKSECERTEEDFALLQSHQDTVQELNKREIRRNVLKRKQEELFDDAEDLRSKVKQLADAMGRAQHAIIYTGAGISTAASIPDYRGPNGVWTQLQKGRTVRASDLSDAEPTLTHICVRMLHKMKMIQHVVSQNCDGLHLRSNLPRHALSELHGNMFIEVCTSCSPAREVIRLFDVTERTALHRHGTGRRCAHCGAELRDTIVHFGERGTLEQPLNWKGAAEAAQKADLILCLGSSLKVLKKYACLWCMKKPVAKRPKLYIVNLQWTPKDDLATLKIHGKCDDVMRLLMEELGVEIPTYNRMDDPIFSLATPLKPDEVDSHSRKTLVPPAGLEGSAPNSRGKAEDNMIEGGWFGRGYSKAKKKRKAT
- the rbbp9 gene encoding serine hydrolase RBBP9, which gives rise to MSPKKVVIVPGNGAGDVEHCNWYGWVNKQINKIPGVSCQLKNMPDPVVARENIWLPFMEKDLQCDEETVIIGHSSGAAAAMRYAETHKVLAIVLVSAYTSDLGDENERSSGYFSRPWEWEKIIANANHIVQFGSTDDPFLPWQEQQEVADGLNADLHKYSDRGHFQNTHFPEVISAVQKILTG